AGCAGTTTGAAAACCGTCAGTGGTAAAAAATTCTGTAGCCTCCTGGAATCACACGGATGGGAACTAAAGAGAGTTTCCGGAAGTCATTACATCTATGCCAAATATGGAAATCCAAACAGAATTACTGTTCCTGTTCATGGAAATAATTTACTAAAAATTGGTTTACAGAAGCATCTGATGAAGCTTTCAGAAATTGACGAATCAGAACTCTGACAACACCCTCATTTTTTAAATTATGCTCTACAGTGATAAACTCAGTCTGAGGCATAGACAATTATCTCCCGAATCGTCTATGTTCCTCTTTAGTTTTTTTTTCCTTTTAGATCTGGCTTTCTAAAACCTCTTTTTCAAGGAGAAGAACAATGCGGCCAAAAATTCTTTCAAGCTCTTCCAAAAGAACAAATTCAGAGTTGAATTATAAAAATCACACCACAACAACACACCTCTTCAGCTTTCAAATATCTGTTTTATCGACATATCACCTAAAACCTGTCAAATATTTCCATTTTTTTGGTAGATAATGTTGTAACTGTCGAAAGTGTCGACATATAACAGAGACTGATCCTTAAATTATGCTTTCTTTAGCTCAATACCAGTTTGAGGTAATCCATCCGTTTTTGGACGGAAACAGCAGAAAAGGACTCATCATAAAAATCCTGCTTCTTGTGTATATGAAGATTCTTGATATTCGGTATTGTATCTGAGCAGATATATAATCCAAAATAAAGAGATATCTAAAAGAACTGGAAATTATTGGTGTTTTAAAGTCTCAAAAAAAAGGAAGGAACAGAATATATGTAAATGACCGGCTTTATGAACTGTTGAAATATAACAGTGAAAGTTAGTGAGACCAAAACACTTTAAAAATGGACTCGGGGCGATTCGAACGCCCGATCTCTGCCGTGTGAAGGCAGCGTCATGACCAGCTAGACCACGGGTCCTTTGAATTTACTCATAATTCTTGAATTTTTCTGATATTAAGGGTTTTGAAGTTGTTCAAAAAAATGCTAAAAATAGTCTGAATAAAGTTAACAAAACTCAAACACCTTAAAAAATGTCCACTAAACAAATACCAAACTAATTTTTCATGTACTGTTTCATGAAAATCATGATTTGATTTCCATGGTAAAATTATGAATTACAGGGATTTTCGGCAAAGGCTATAACCAATTGTCCACAAATATTGAATAAATGGATTCCCGCCAGAAAGCAATACTTCTAATAACCTCACTGGGATCATTTCTGACCCCTTTTATGGGCTCATCAATTAACATCGCAATTCCCCAAATCGGTACAGAATTTTTCTCAGACGCAATCCTTCTCTCATGGGTTGCAACATCATACCTTCTGGCATCAGCGATATTAGTCGTTCCAATGGGCCGGCTTGCAGACATGAGAGGAAGAACCAAGATATTCCTCGCCGGAGTTGCCCTGTACACTGCATGTTCTCTTCTCTCGGCAATGGTTCCTTCAGTTGAATATCTAATCGCCTGCAGAGTCTTTCAGGGCATCGGCGGCGCAATGATATTCTCAACGGCTGTTGCGATAATAACAAGCGCAATGCCTCCAAATCTCCGGGGAACAGCGCTTGGAATAAACGTGTCAGTAGTCTATGCCGGACTTACACTCGGACCTTTCATCGGCGGGCTTA
The genomic region above belongs to Methanomicrobium antiquum and contains:
- a CDS encoding Fic family protein; translated protein: MLSLAQYQFEVIHPFLDGNSRKGLIIKILLLVYMKILDIRYCI
- a CDS encoding type II toxin-antitoxin system HicA family toxin, coding for MKTVSGKKFCSLLESHGWELKRVSGSHYIYAKYGNPNRITVPVHGNNLLKIGLQKHLMKLSEIDESEL